Genomic segment of Kibdelosporangium phytohabitans:
GTCGGACTCGGCCGCCCGATGGTGATGGAACCGTTGCTGCCCAGCCAGTTGCTCTCCGGCCGGGGCGAGGCGAGCGCGATCAGCCCGAAACGGACCGGGATCAGGCAGCTGGACGGCATGGCCGAGACGGTGTGGTACACCGACCAGATGTGGCGGCTCGGCCGGGGCCACGAACCGAAACCCGGACGGCACCCGGTACGCGGCATCGTCAACTACGCGCTGGCAGGCGGAATCCACTCGATCACCCGGCAGCGCGGCGACGCCGCACCACGCCCCGACTTCGTTGCCCGCGGGGCGTCCACCCGAACAGGCTGAGAGCTCAGGGAGGAAACGATGTCCGAGCGAACGCCGCCCCCGGCGACGGCACCCGTCCGCGAGCACCCCGGCCGGTTCAGAGCCAGCCGGTTCAAGGCCAACCTGTGGCGCAAAGCCATTCCGCACCTGTTCGGTGCCCACCGCGACGACAAACCGTTGCCACGACCGGCGATCTTCCCGCCACGCGGCCGCGGCTGGGGCATCTCGCACTACAACGTGGTGATCCCGGAACTGCCCGCGCCGCACCTGTTCCTCGGCTGCACGACCATGCAGGGCGCCTCCGGCTTCCAGTGCCACGACAACGACTTCGCCGTCCGCGACAGTCCACGTAAGACAGCCACACTGGCACTGGGCACGGCGGCGAGCACACACGAGTCGTTCACCACGTACTCGATCCCGCTCGAATGCGAGCTGGCGCCGGACGGCAGCGTGCTGCGCTGGGGCGCCGATCTGCTGATCACCGGGCTGTACCCGGAATTCCGGCTGCACAGCAGGCGCCCCGGTTTCGCGCTGGACCTGGACATCGTGGCGACCGGCGAGCACAGCAACTACGCGCGCAGCTATTTGTACACCCACCTGGGGATGCTGGCGCGGTACACCGGGATGATCACGCAGGACGGCGAGATCACGCCGATCGCCGGCTTGTGCAGCCTCGAATACGCGACGGGCAGGACGCCGCACGTGCTGCGGGACCGGCCGTTGCCGTTGAAACTCCCGATCGACTTCTTCACGTGGCACGTCATCAACCTCGACGCGGACACCCAGCTGCAGTTCGTGCAGATGTCGGCCCAGGGCGGTTACGAAGTGGTGTCCTCGGCGTGGCTGCGTGAGGCGGGCAAAGGCTCGACCCGGTACGGCGGCGTCGATTTCAAGGTGCTGACGTACCAGGCGGATCCGCAGGTCGCGCCGGACGGAAGGGAAACGTACCTGCCGGAGACGTTCCAGGCCCTGATCCCCGGCGCCCACGGCAGACAGCTGTTCGAGCTGACCGCGACCCTGGACACGCAGGTGCATTACGGCCTCGGCCGCGGATACCTCGGCGGCTACCACTACCAGGGCACCCGATCGGGTAAACCGATCGCTGGGCGTGGCTATATCGAGTTCATCGAGGCGAGTGCGACCCAATCGGAGCGATACCGCTACGTAGGTCTTTGATCACGGTCGGCGACATCTGATTCCGGGCGGCGTGGGAGCGTTTCCGGCACCGCCCGGAATTTGATGTTTGAATCGGAACGCGACGGGTATCTTTTCGCGTCTTCGATTCCGCCGGGGAGGGCCGTGAACTTCTGGGATTTCGTCCATGACCGCTGGAGCAGGCTGCTCAGCGAGTCATTGCTGCACGTCAGCGCGGTGGTCCAGTGCACGGTTCTGGCCGCGGTGATCGGCGTCGGCGTCGGCATCGCGGTGTACCGCAGCCCGATCGGCTCCGCCGTCGCCACCGCACTGACAAGCGCCATCCTCACCATTCCGTCGTTCGCCCTGCTGGGCCTGCTGATCCCGATCCTCGGGCTCGGCGCGCCGCCGACGGTCGCCGCGCTGGTCCTCTATGGACTGCTCCCGATCGTGCGCAACACCATCGTCGGCCTCGCCGGTGTGGACGGTGCGATCACCGACGCGGCGCGGGGTATCGGGATGAACCGGGTCGGCGTGCTGACCCGCGTCGAACTGCGGCTGGCGTGGCCCGCGATCCTCGCCGGGATGCGCGTGTCCACGCAGATGCTGATGGGTATCGCCGCGATCGCCGCGTACGCCAGGGGTCCGGGCCTCGGGGTGGAGATCTTCGCCGGGCTCGTCCGGGCGGGCAGCGCCAACGCCACCAACCAGGCGATCGCGGGCACCGTGGGCATCGTGCTGCTCGCGCTGGTACTCGACGGCATCTTCGTGCTGATCGGCCGTTACACGACATCGAGGGGCATCCGTGGCCAGTGAGATCCAGTTGACCGAGGTGACCAAGCGCTACGGCCGCCGTGCACCCGCTGTCGACAACTTCAGCATGACCATTCCCGCTGGCGAGATCGTCGTGTTCGTCGGGCCGTCCGGGTGCGGCAAGACCACCACCATGCGGATGATCAACCGGCTGATCGAGCCGACGTCCGGCACGATCACCATCGGCGGCGAGGACACGTCCACTCTGGACCCCGACAAGCTGCGGCGCACCATCGGGTACGCCATCCAGCAGGCCGGGCTGTTCCCGCACATGACCGTGGCGCAGAACATCGGGGTCGTGCCCGGCCTGCTCGGCTGGGACCGCAAGAAGATCACCGCCCGCGTCGAGGAGATGCTCGACACCGTCGGCCTCGACCCGGCGGAGTTCCACGACCGGTTCCCGCGCCAGCT
This window contains:
- a CDS encoding DUF6670 family protein; the encoded protein is MSERTPPPATAPVREHPGRFRASRFKANLWRKAIPHLFGAHRDDKPLPRPAIFPPRGRGWGISHYNVVIPELPAPHLFLGCTTMQGASGFQCHDNDFAVRDSPRKTATLALGTAASTHESFTTYSIPLECELAPDGSVLRWGADLLITGLYPEFRLHSRRPGFALDLDIVATGEHSNYARSYLYTHLGMLARYTGMITQDGEITPIAGLCSLEYATGRTPHVLRDRPLPLKLPIDFFTWHVINLDADTQLQFVQMSAQGGYEVVSSAWLREAGKGSTRYGGVDFKVLTYQADPQVAPDGRETYLPETFQALIPGAHGRQLFELTATLDTQVHYGLGRGYLGGYHYQGTRSGKPIAGRGYIEFIEASATQSERYRYVGL
- a CDS encoding ABC transporter permease, producing the protein MNFWDFVHDRWSRLLSESLLHVSAVVQCTVLAAVIGVGVGIAVYRSPIGSAVATALTSAILTIPSFALLGLLIPILGLGAPPTVAALVLYGLLPIVRNTIVGLAGVDGAITDAARGIGMNRVGVLTRVELRLAWPAILAGMRVSTQMLMGIAAIAAYARGPGLGVEIFAGLVRAGSANATNQAIAGTVGIVLLALVLDGIFVLIGRYTTSRGIRGQ